A region of Panicum virgatum strain AP13 chromosome 8N, P.virgatum_v5, whole genome shotgun sequence DNA encodes the following proteins:
- the LOC120686780 gene encoding sialyltransferase-like protein 2 isoform X1 produces MKRRHHLLPVLVLLALSLLALPYRRHLFLPRGPSQYPAGGADELLRRLAASDAGGDQVLSEAAALLANASVISFPSIGNRYRLLYLRLPHRGNGSTSAPRQRAVSRLRVPFVTVPDDGPLLAAFRASLRSFVLAHRLRRGSNVAAVMGDLAGLLGRPRRFPTCAVVGNSGVLLGSGRGAQIDAHDLVVRLNNARVAGYAADVGAKASLSFVNSNILHYCAVRSAVATGGCACHPYGRAVPMAMYVCQPAHLLDALICNATATPASPFPLLVTDARLDALTARIAKYYSLRRFVATTGEPASNWTRRHDERYFHYSSGLQAVVMALGVCDEVSLFGFGKAAGAKHHYHTNQKKELDLHDYEAEYQFYRDLQARPETVPFLDEPPGFKVPPVKLYW; encoded by the coding sequence ATgaagcgccgccaccacctcctcccggtcctcgtcctcctcgcgcTCTCGCTCCTCGCCCTCCCCTACCGCCGCCACCTGTTCCTCCCCCGCGGCCCGTCCCAGtaccccgccggcggcgctgacGAGCTCCTCCGCCGGCTCGCTGCCTCCGACGCCGGCGGGGATCAGGTCCTGTCCGAGgcggccgcgctgctcgccAACGCCTCGGTGATATCCTTCCCCAGCATCGGCAACCGCTACCGCCTCCTCTACCTCCGCCTCCCGCACCGCGGCAACGGCAGTACCTCGGCCCCGCGGCAGCGGGCCGTCTCCCGCCTCCGCGTTCCCTTCGTGACGGTCCCCGACGACGgccccctcctcgccgccttcCGCGCCTCCCTCCGCTCGTTCGTCCTCGCGCACCGTCTCCGCAGGGGCAGCAATGTCGCCGCCGTCAtgggcgacctcgccggcctcctcggccgcccGCGGCGCTTCCCCACCTGCGCCGTCGTCGGCAACAGCGGCGTCCTCCTCGGCTCCGGCCGGGGCGCGCAGATCGACGCGCACGACCTCGTCGTCCGCCTCAACAACGCCCGCGTCGCGGGCTACGCCGCCGACGTCGGCGCCAAGGCCTCGCTCTCCTTCGTCAACTCCAACATCCTCCACTACTGCGCCGTCCGCTCCGCCGTCGCCACCGGCGGCTGCGCCTGCCACCCCTACGGCCGCGCCGTCCCCATGGCCATGTACGTCTGCCAGCCGGCGCACCTCCTCGACGCGCTCATCTGCAACGCCACCGCCACGCCGGCCTCCCCGTTCCCGCTGCTCGTCACCGACGCGCGCCTCGACGCCCTCACAGCGCGCATCGCCAAGTACTACTCGCTGCGGCGGTTCGTGGCGACGaccggcgagccggcgagcaACTGGACCCGGAGGCACGACGAGAGGTATTTCCACTACTCTTCGGGGCTGCAGGCGGTGGTGATGGCGCTGGGGGTCTGCGACGAGGTGAGCCTATTCGGGTTCGGGAAGGCGGCGGGGGCCAAGCACCATTACCACACCAACCAGAAGAAGGAGCTCGACCTGCACGACTACGAGGCCGAGTACCAGTTCTACCGTGACCTCCAGGCGCGGCCGGAGACGGTGCCGTTCCTCGACGAGCCGCCGGGCTTCAAGGTGCCGCCGGTGAAGCTGTACTGGTGA
- the LOC120686780 gene encoding sialyltransferase-like protein 2 isoform X2: protein MKRRHHLLPVLVLLALSLLALPYRRHLFLPRGPSQYPAGGADELLRRLAASDAGGDQVLSEAAALLANASVISFPSIGNRYRLLYLRLPHRGNGSTSAPRQRAVSRLRVPFVTVPDDGPLLAAFRASLRSFVLAHRLRRGSNVAAVMGDLAGLLGRPRRFPTCAVVGNSGVLLGSGRGAQIDAHDLVVRLNNARVAGYAADVGAKASLSFVNSNILHYCAVRSAVATGGCACHPYGRAVPMAMYVCQPAHLLDALICNATATPASPFPLLVTDARLDALTARIAKYYSLRRFVATTGEPASNWTRRHDERYFHYSSGLQAVVMALGVCDEVSLFGFGKAAGAKHHYHTNQKKELDLHDYEAEYQFYRDLQARPETVPFLDEPPGFKVPPVKLYW, encoded by the exons ATgaagcgccgccaccacctcctcccggtcctcgtcctcctcgcgcTCTCGCTCCTCGCCCTCCCCTACCGCCGCCACCTGTTCCTCCCCCGCGGCCCGTCCCAGtaccccgccggcggcgctgacGAGCTCCTCCGCCGGCTCGCTGCCTCCGACGCCGGCGGGGATCAGGTCCTGTCCGAGgcggccgcgctgctcgccAACGCCTCGGTGATATCCTTCCCCAGCATCGGCAACCGCTACCGCCTCCTCTACCTCCGCCTCCCGCACCGCGGCAACGGCAGTACCTCGGCCCCGCGGCAGCGGGCCGTCTCCCGCCTCCGCGTTCCCTTCGTGACGGTCCCCGACGACGgccccctcctcgccgccttcCGCGCCTCCCTCCGCTCGTTCGTCCTCGCGCACCGTCTCCGCAGGGGCAGCAATGTCGCCGCCGTCAtgggcgacctcgccggcctcctcggccgcccGCGGCGCTTCCCCACCTGCGCCGTCGTCGGCAACAGCGGCGTCCTCCTCGGCTCCGGCCGGGGCGCGCAGATCGACGCGCACGACCTCGTCGTCCGCCTCAACAACGCCCGCGTCGCGGGCTACGCCGCCGACGTCGGCGCCAAGGCCTCGCTCTCCTTCGTCAACTCCAACATCCTCCACTACTGCGCCGTCCGCTCCGCCGTCGCCACCGGCGGCTGCGCCTGCCACCCCTACGGCCGCGCCGTCCCCATGGCCATGTACGTCTGCCAGCCGGCGCACCTCCTCGACGCGCTCATCTGCAACGCCACCGCCACGCCGGCCTCCCCGTTCCCGCTGCTCGTCACCGACGCGCGCCTCGACGCCCTCACAGCGCGCATCGCCAAGTACTACTCGCTGCGGCGGTTCGTGGCGACGaccggcgagccggcgagcaACTGGACCCGGAGGCACGACGAGAGGTATTTCCACTACTCTTCGGGGCTGCAGGCGGTGGTGATGGCGCTGGGGGTCTGCGACGAGGTGAGCCTATTCGGGTTCGGGAAGGCGGCGGGGGCCAAGCACCATTACCACACCAACCAGAAGAAGGAGCTCGACCTGCACGACTACGAGGCCGAGTACCAGTTCTACCGTGACCTCCAGGCGCGGCCGGAGACGGTGCCGTTCCTCGACGAGCCGCCGGGCTTCAAGGTGCCGCCGGTGAAGCTGTACTG GTGA